A region from the Aphis gossypii isolate Hap1 chromosome 1, ASM2018417v2, whole genome shotgun sequence genome encodes:
- the LOC114126904 gene encoding queuine tRNA-ribosyltransferase catalytic subunit: MEKPLQFDVIASCSTTRARTSLMKLPHYTVETPVFMPVGTKGSVKSVLPEQLENINCQIILGNTYHLGLRPGVELLKKAKGLHNFMGWKRALLTDSGGFQMVSLLHMAEINEQGVNFESPYDGTKSLLTPEKSIQIQNAIGADIIMQLDDVVPTTSKDNERMEEATYRTTRWLDRCLSAHERPNEQNIFPIVQGGLIEHLRKLSANLHLERKVNGYAIGGLSGGEAKEDFWKMVLLSTQMLPGDKPKYVMGVGFAVDLVICCALGADMFDCVFPTRTARFGCALTSSGQISLRHKKFRMDFGPIEKNCSCSTCKTYTRAYIHQIVASEAVSCNLLSVHNLNYQMQLMKGIRESIKVNKFPEFVQQFMINMYPNKNYPQWCIDALQSVNIELK; the protein is encoded by the coding sequence ATGGAAAAACCTTTGCAATTTGACGTGATTGCCTCCTGCAGTACTACACGAGCTCGTACTAGTTTAATGAAATTACCACATTATACAGTGGAAACACCAGTGTTTATGCCTGTTGGTACCAAAGGATCTGTTAAATCTGTTTTACCAGAACAACTGGAAAACATTAACTGTCAAATTATTCTAGGAAACACATACCACTTGGGGTTGCGTCCTGgagttgaattattaaaaaaagctaAAGGTCTTCATAATTTTATGGGTTGGAAACGTGCTTTACTTACTGATTCTGGAGGCTTTCAAATGGTCTCACTATTACATATGGCTGAAATTAATGAACAGGGTGTTAATTTCGAATCACCTTATGATGGTACAAAAAGCTTGTTAACTCCTGAGAAGTctattcaaatacaaaatgcAATTGGTGCAGATATAATAATGCAGTTAGATGATGTTGTACCAACTACTTCAAAAGACAATGAAAGAATGGAAGAAGCTACATACAGGACAACACGATGGTTAGATCGTTGTTTAAGTGCTCATGAAAGACctaatgaacaaaatatatttccaatTGTCCAAGGAGGTCTTATTGAACATTTAAGAAAGTTAAGTGCCAATTTACATTTGGAAAGAAAAGTAAATGGTTATGCTATAGGTGGTCTTAGTGGTGGAGAAGCGAAAGAAGATTTTTGGAAAATGGTTCTTCTATCTACTCAAATGTTACCTGGTGATAAACCTAAGTATGTGATGGGAGTTGGATTTGCTGTCGATTTAGTAATTTGTTGTGCTTTAGGAGCAGACATGTTTGACTGTGTATTTCCAACAAGAACAGCTCGATTTGGTTGTGCATTAACTTCAAGTGGTCAGATAAGTTTAAGACACAAAAAGTTCAGAATGGATTTTGGaccaattgaaaaaaattgtagctGTTCAACATGTAAGACATATACTCGAGCATATATCCATCAGATTGTTGCTTCTGAAGCTGTTTCTTGCAATTTATTATCAGTGCATAATCTTAATTATCAAATGCAGCTGATGAAAGGTATCAGAGAAAGCATTAAGGTAAACAAATTTCCAGAATTTGTCCAgcaatttatgataaatatgtatCCAAATAAGAATTATCCACAATGGTGTATTGATGCACTACAATCAGTGAATAtagaactaaaataa